The DNA sequence acaggggactgaaatttttagagacagagactgaaactttaataacattttatacctaaaatacgctcatttcaattaattaattccaattttaccttttgtaaaaattaaattagagtttcattcttgttttagtttctgtctcccactttacaccaaacagaatactgagatttgtttctgtctctgtctcttagtctctgtctctcagtctcagtctttcagtctctgtctctccaccaaacactacTATAGAGATCCAAATCAACTCAAGCAGCAATCTTGAAGGTAAATATCCTGAGCAGTATGTAAAACTAAATGAATTTACTACTCACATTCATTAGTAGCACAAATTATTTACCCGCATTGAACATGAATTACATTTTCGAGTTAATACTAAGTGGATATAGCTCTTTAGTAATGCTAAATGTTATTAATAGAGATTGTTTCTTCACATTTGTAAAATTTGCAGTTCATAAAAGGGGAGGCTACTCTAAGAATAAGAGGAAGGTGGATGAAGACTGGACCGACAGATACACAAGTCTATCAAACAGAGAAGTGAGAAGTTCTGCATATGCTGGAACCAGCCTACATAATGTAGACGTTGACACTACATCAGGTGAAGAACGCTAAATAGTATATAATTGATGTATGTAGTTTTAGTAACTTACTACATTATGCTACCATGGAAGTCTAATTCAACAATATCATAAGTTGAATGGATGTATAGGCGAGATGGTCTTTGATTAGATATATTATTAGACAAATGAGCTGCCATTGTAGATTGATATTGAAAGCAGGTCATCAAGACTTTAGTTTTTCTCAACGTTAAGGTTCATATGATGACTAACACAGGTATGGAAGCAGCTGCTCGAAATATTTCATTGGAACAGCCACATAAGACTATGGAGAACAGCAAAAGTCTTGCTTTTAGACCAAGGGTTAACAATGCAGAGTCCATACACGAAAAGGGAAAGACCAAATTACAAACACAGGATGACCGTCCACTTTTGCTGAACAAAGAAATTTACAAGGGTAGTAGATCAAGCgatatttattttgctttggttAATTATCAGTAAACAAATGTGAGTTTAGTCAATAACTAACTGTGAAACTTATTTGTTTTAATAGAGGACAAAAGGCATGCTAGGATGGAACGATCGTTGAAGATAGCTAAGAAGAGGAAGTCCTCAGGTGTTGTTTACCAACAATCAATACATCTTAGAATTTTAGAGGTTCCCATTTATTCTACTAAACTCgaattgaaaagtgaataatttttttaatgataaattcTACCATACATTATACATTTATCAAAGTCATTTATGACATTAACTAACTAAATTTCTTACATTTTTAACCATGGTGGAGAAGCTTATAAACATGCCATCCTATGCACAACAATTCACTCAACTCTTATGGTTGTTATCAATTTGTATAAGATTAATAGTACCTAATACAAGTGCTCTAACCGGTAGATTGAGTTATGAAATGGGATCCATACCATTTGGGAATTAATTTAACAATATATTGTGTTGATATGAGTGTTAATATATGCATAACTAATTTGAGAATAACTTGATTTTTGCCAGGTAATGCAAATTGTGCGGAAAAGTATCATAGAACATTGATATCAGATGATAAGGGAACGTTAATCAACCGAGAAAAATGTGATGGAAGATGTCAGAAATATGCAATGGCAGCAGGAAGCCAACAACCACTAATCCCACAAGCAAAAGGTAATTCAACAGTATTTTCAACtaataatcaaaatatatatatagcaagCCATGTAGTTTGTGTAATCAAATTAATGACTTCCACCCGTGATAGCAAGACATGCTAGGATGGAAAGAGCACTCAAATTAGCTAACAAGAAGCTAAACAAAGTATCTCAGACTCAAATAGGTAAAGCCGAATTATTGATAGTAATCCCCATTATTACTTGATTCAATATTTGATTCACAAAATTAATATGATGTGTAGTTTATTATTACATCTAAGTGTATGCCCATTTCTAATGATAACTTAACCTATTTGGTAAAAGGAACAAATTATACAATTACATCCAGCAAATCTACCATGGATTGGACTCCAATGAAAGGTAAAACAGTCTATCCGAATATGAGTGATAAATTATTAGGACAAAAGTTGTTACAGTAGATACGGATAAATGCAGATTCAAGGGATGGTGCAAAACATGTCCTTATATGTGAACCAATCACAGATGCCAAAAATAATGTTCCAGCCACAATGGAAGGGAGAACTATTTCATATAATTCCGTGGACACCAATATGCCAATACAAGGTGAGCAACGGAAAACACTACACATTATGTTTTAGTGCTTGATTAAACAAGTTAAGTGAAGCATTCTTAATAGGTGTTTATTTATTAACATTATCACAGGTGCTGGTGATCACAGTATATTTAGTAGTGGTAGAGCATCACAGAGAACAAAATCAGGTACCATTTAAAGCTTAAGTTatgaaattttaattaccaatcaTTAGTTTAAAACATTTTGCATCGATTTAATTACTAGGAACAATTTTGTTAGCACATTGTTAATAAAATTGCtataaatactaaaatatgaacaaTCTATCTATTCATGTAGGTAGAAAGGCAAACCAAAGGCGAAACAAAGACGTTAAAAACAATGAACCTACAAACAACAGTATGAGGCAATTTAaagtcattatttttatttttaaattcaaatcattATAGCACAAGGTCCAATGCACATGAAGGCATATGAAATAGACTTTGGTTGTTCGGTACTTTAAGGTTCATGGAGTTTAGGGTTATCATAAGGTTTACTTAAAAGGTTTTATTTAATCTAAGTACTTAATTTAGTAATTGAGTTTGTTATCATTGTTTAAATCAGACTGAATTATATAATTGATCCCTAAAAACTCTCGAATCATGCAGGTAAGAAGACATCCCAAAGGGCTAATAGACACGTAAATTCTGGTGAACAAACAAATATGGGTATATGCACATGgcaatttattttcttaaaaggATGTTTGATCGAGGGTTAAAAAGCAGATAACATAATGATTTCTAACCTGTGATTTACTAGATTTTGCAGAGTATTTGCACATGGGATATGCAATGTATGAATGTGAACATTGTGCTGCTCTCTTTTGGTACGATGAGAGGTCAAATAAAAATTACAACACAGCGGATCCTAAGTTCAATTTATGTTGTAAAGGAGGGCAGGTGCAACTTCCACACCTACCAGAAGCCCCTAACGTGTTGTATGAGTTGTTGTTCAATAATACTCCCAAGAGCAAGCATTTTCGAGATAACATCAGATCATATAATAGCATGTTCCAGTTCACATCGATGGGTGCAAAGATAGATCGTGGTTTAAATACTTCCAGAGGTCCTCCTACATTTACACTTTTTGGGGAGAACTATCATTTAATGGGAAGTCTCATACCGCCAGAAGGAAACGTGGCAAAGTTTGCCCAATTGTATGTTTTTGATACACTAAATGAGATCAAAAACCGCTTGGCTGCTATCCGGTAAGTAGTAGGTGTATGATTTTATGTTGTACCATAAAACGCTTTCAAAATGTAGTACAAGTTTTGTTAGAGTATATtgctatatttaaattattatatatgttgctttcattgctttataGGGGTGAAGATAAAAAAGAAATACATGAAGACATTGTGAGAGACTTAAAGAAGATGCTAGATGAGAGAAATGTATTGGTGAAGGCGTTTCGCATGGTTAAGGATTCGGTCGTTAAAGATTCAAATACCACAGTCAAGCTCAGATTAATCGGCAAAAGAGAAAAAGATGGTAGAAGATACAACTTGCCTTCAACAGATGAGGTCGCCGCATTAATTGTGGGTGACTTTGATATAGATAAGACTGATAGGGATATTGTCGTCGAGACTCAAAGTGGAAGATTACAAAGGATCAACCAACTCAACCCAGCTTACCTGGGATTACAATATCCTTTGTTATTTCCTTTTGGAGAGGATGGATACAAAGAAGATATACCTCTCAATAAACGTTATCAAAATGGTGGGAAAGGGCGCCAGGAGGTGTCAATGAGAGAATTCTTTGCATTTAGAATACAAGAAAGGTTATTTGATGGTTCCCCGTTGTTATATTCAAGGCGACTCTTCCAGCAATTTTTGGTTGATGGGTATTCGATGATTGAATCCTCTAGGTTAAACTATATAAGGCTTGAACAGGAGAAATTCAGATGTGAGATGTACAAAGGAATAAAAGAAGCAGTTTTGAGTGGGGAAACAACACCGTCATCGCGCGGCAAACGTATTGTATTGCCTTCATCATTTACAGGAGGGCCAAGGTACATGATTCAAAACTATCAGGATGCAATGGCAATTTGTAAGGCGGTGGGTTATCCAGACCTCTTTATTACATTCACATGCAATCCTAAGTGGCCTGAGGTGGAAGACTTCCTTAAGAATAGAGAATTAAATGCAGAAGATAGACCTGACATAGTTTGCAGAGCATTCAAGGCTAAACTGGATATATTGATTAAAGACATCCGAGCAAACAAAATTTTTGGCAAAGTTTGTGCAGGTAATGTTGATATTCGAAATTATAAGGTATTTAATTATACAAGTTGTGAAACAAATAATTACATGTTTTTTTGTTCGAGCCCCGAGATGTAATTGTGTGTATCTGATGGATAAATTATTATTCGCGCAGTTGTATACACCATCGAAtttcaaaaaagaggactacCACATGCACATATACTATTGTTCTTACATAAGGATGACAAGTATCCAACTGCTGAGGACATTGATAAAATCATCTCAGCTGAGATACCGGATAAGGAGTTAGATCCTGAATACTATGAAGCTGTGGAGAAGCACATGATGCACGGTCCATGTGGGATGGCTAGGAAAGATTCACCATGTATGGAGAATGGTAAGTGTATACGTCGCTTCCCCAAGAGATTCGTTGAGTACTCAACTGTCGATGATGATGGGTATCCAGTCTACAGACGCAGGGAAGATGGAAGGACTATAAACAAGTCTGGAGTTGATCTTGATAATCGATATGTGGTTCCACATAACAGGCTACTATTGATGAGATATGGGGCTCACATAAATGTTGAGTGGTGTAACCAATCAAGATCAATTAAGTATTTGTTCAAGTACGTTAATAATGGCCATGATCGTGTAACAGCTTCGTTCTACAAGAGTGCCACAGAGAATGCTGACCTGGACGAACACGACGAAGTCAGCATGTACTATGATTGCAGGTACATATCTCCCTGTGAGGCCGCCTGGAGAATCTTTGGTTATAACATACATTATAGAGATCCATCAGTGGTAAGACTAGGGTTTCATTTACCCAATGAACAAAACGTGGTATTTAAAGACCATGAAAACCTTGATGATGTGCTGAGAGAAACATCCGTGAAGGAATCCATGTTCCTAGGATGGTTTCAAGCAAACAAGGATTATACAGAAGCAAGAACACTGACGTATGCAGAGCTCCCCACTAAGTTTGTATGGAAGGCAAAAGAAAGAGTATGGTTGCCCCGAAAAACACATTTTGTGATTGGAAGAATTTTCTATGTGCCTCTAGGATCAGGTGAAAGATATTATTTAAGGCTTCTACTCAATTTCGTCAAGGGACCAACTTCTTTTGAGGATATCAGGACTATAGATGATGTGGTCTATGCTACTTTCAAAGACGCCTGTTATGCACGTGGCCTTTTAGAAAATGAAAAGGAATATATTGAGGCGATCGAGGAAGCCAGCCATTGGGGTTCAGGAACATATTTGAGAAAACTCTTTGCGACACTTTTGTTTTCAAATTCGATGGATACACCAGAACATGTTTGGCAAAAGACATGGACTCTATTATGTGATGACATACTTCATAGGCAGCGAACACTTCTGGACAATTCAGGTAGCATGAAATTTATTTTACTCCAATTATGCATATTATACTCACTATGGGACTATTTTTTTAATACGTGAATATTTTTGTTACCTTGGCTATGTCACATTGGCATAATAAGTTATAACAAGTAGACCATTGATGTTAATATATTTACAGggagaaaaaaattaacaatttgtaTAATAGGCTAGAACGAAGCATCGCATGACGTCCATATGTTGGGATAATTAGATGACGAAGATGTTAACTAAAGCCATATATGTAGTATTTTTTGCATGAGAAAAGTCATTTCGTTACATTATCATTAGAAAGATTTTTATGGTTTAAATTCACCAATGAAGTTTCTTTTATAATATTACAATTGTCAGTAGTGCcattatattagttaattcaaatatctaaattGAAATGGTGCTTCATATTATTAAATATGTCAGCTAGGCATGATCTATGATTTGGCTTTTTTAAATAACTCGCATTTTTGACAAGTATATGTTGATTTTATGTCTTCTCTTAAGTGGTTAAACATCATAATAAACTAAAACACATGAATTTGTGTCAATATTTTATATAGGCAGTGGCGGAActagaattttataattagaGATGACAAGTTCTTAAAACTCATGCTAAATctacaatttttttagttttggttttttttttataattaacttATTCTAAAAgcaatttctaaaattataataataaaaattatagatattGTATTATGTTTTTAAAGCATTGAACAGACAAAAAATATGTATCTCtgctaatttataataaaataaattatttagtcaaattctaacttaaaaaatattattgtggaCATAAAATGAAGAGAAGTACTTAATCTTATTATAACAGTtaacaaaactaaaataatatatttttagtaataaatattcaatcattattaaaaaaattagtatactctatataattattatacaaataacaaaaatatgttTAACAAActcaaaaacctaaaaataaataattaataactgaatattttgatgtaattaaaaaatctaaaggGGGACTACGGCCTACACTGGCCCTAGTTGGTTCCGCCACTGTATGTAGGGAAAGAATGCgtgtttgattttaatataaCAAGAAAACAAATTGTCGATATACTGTTGAGTTATGACAAATTAGGATATTTCTAATGTGATCAACCACTTATTCGATCATGTTAATTTTTTCTGGCTTACCACAGATTTAGTCCTTACTGAAGATGAGTTGAAGGAGTTGACACTAATAGAAATTGAAAAAATTCTGAACAGCTATAACAAGAGTCTTAGGGATTTTCCACCGATGTCAATTCTGGATATGAGTCAACTTAATAATCAAGTGTATGTTGATGGGATGAATAGGCTAATTTGTGATGAGCTCCGATATGATAGAAGACAACTAGCTTTAGATCATGCTTCTTACATGCAACAACTAACTGACGAGCAAAGAGTTGTGTATGAGCAAGTCATACAAGCAGTTCAAAGCGGCAAAGGGGGCGTATTCTTTTTGTATGGTTACGGTGGAACAGGAAAAACTTTTGTTTGGAAGACATTAGCATCTGCACTGAGATCAAGATCACAAGTTGTACTAACTGTTGCATCAAGTGGGATTGCATCTCTTTTACTACCCGGTGGACGGACAGCACACTCACGATTTGCAATCCCACTCAATTTAGATGAATGCTCAACATGCAATATAAAACAGGGCAGCGCATTAGCTGATTTGTTAATAAAGACTAAGCTAATTATTTGGGATGAGGCTCCTATGGTGAATAGATTTTGTATTGAGGCACTTGACAGGACAATGCGTGATATATTAAGATTCAGCAATCCAAACAGCCTTGATCAGCCTTTTGGAGGGAAGACAGTGGTCTTCGGTGGTGACTTTCGACAAATTCTCCCAGTAATTCCTAAAGGGACTAGACAAGAAATTGTTAACGCCACTATAAACTCATCGTACATATGGGATAGTTGCAAGCTGTTGTCATTGACCAAAAACATGCGATTGAAAGCAGGTGACTCCCACACAAACTCATCCGAGTTAAAAGAGTTTGGTGACTGGATACTAGGTATTGGTGATGGTAGCCACGGAACACCAAGAGATTGTGGTGAGAGGATTGAAATCCCAGAAGACATCCTGGTTAAGGATTGGGATGACCCAATAGAGACGATCTGTAAGGTAACATATCCAGAACTATTTTGCGGGAAAAATATTGATGAACATATTGAAGATAGAGCGATACTAGCACCAACATTGCAAATAGTTGATGAGATAAACAACTACATGATGAGCTTAAATTCTACTGAAGCACAAACATATTACAGCTCAGACAAGGCATGCCCAACAGAATCCAACAATGACTTATTGGCATCCATACACACACCAGAATTCCTAAACACAATCAGATGTTCAGGAATTCCAAATCATGAGTTGACATTAAAGGTTGGAACCCCTATAATGTTACTGAGGAATATAGACCATTTTGCAGGATTGTGCAATGGTACCCGCCTGGTTGTCACTAGGCTTGGGAAACACATCATTGAAGCATGTAGCAAGGTTGGAAAGAACAAAGGTCAGAAGGTGTTTATTCCTAGGATGACTCTAAGCCCATCGGATCATCGAATTCCATTCAAGTTCCAACGGAGACAGTTTCCTATAATGGTGTCTTACGCAATGACTATA is a window from the Arachis hypogaea cultivar Tifrunner chromosome 17, arahy.Tifrunner.gnm2.J5K5, whole genome shotgun sequence genome containing:
- the LOC112764524 gene encoding uncharacterized protein isoform X2, with translation MLKKTKIGDPNITRSEDYIIEYLDNLLYSLSLSLSLSVSVSPPNTTIEIQINSSSNLEVHKRGGYSKNKRKVDEDWTDRYTSLSNREVRSSAYAGTSLHNVDVDTTSGMEAAARNISLEQPHKTMENSKSLAFRPRVNNAESIHEKGKTKLQTQDDRPLLLNKEIYKEDKRHARMERSLKIAKKRKSSGNANCAEKYHRTLISDDKGTLINREKCDGRCQKYAMAAGSQQPLIPQAKARHARMERALKLANKKLNKVSQTQIGTNYTITSSKSTMDWTPMKDSRDGAKHVLICEPITDAKNNVPATMEGRTISYNSVDTNMPIQGAGDHSIFSSGRASQRTKSGRKANQRRNKDVKNNEPTNNSKKTSQRANRHVNSGEQTNMEYLHMGYAMYECEHCAALFWYDERSNKNYNTADPKFNLCCKGGQVQLPHLPEAPNVLYELLFNNTPKSKHFRDNIRSYNSMFQFTSMGAKIDRGLNTSRGPPTFTLFGENYHLMGSLIPPEGNVAKFAQLYVFDTLNEIKNRLAAIRGEDKKEIHEDIVRDLKKMLDERNVLVKAFRMVKDSVVKDSNTTVKLRLIGKREKDGRRYNLPSTDEVAALIVGDFDIDKTDRDIVVETQSGRLQRINQLNPAYLGLQYPLLFPFGEDGYKEDIPLNKRYQNGGKGRQEVSMREFFAFRIQERLFDGSPLLYSRRLFQQFLVDGYSMIESSRLNYIRLEQEKFRCEMYKGIKEAVLSGETTPSSRGKRIVLPSSFTGGPRYMIQNYQDAMAICKAVGYPDLFITFTCNPKWPEVEDFLKNRELNAEDRPDIVCRAFKAKLDILIKDIRANKIFGKVCAVVYTIEFQKRGLPHAHILLFLHKDDKYPTAEDIDKIISAEIPDKELDPEYYEAVEKHMMHGPCGMARKDSPCMENGKCIRRFPKRFVEYSTVDDDGYPVYRRREDGRTINKSGVDLDNRYVVPHNRLLLMRYGAHINVEWCNQSRSIKYLFKYVNNGHDRVTASFYKSATENADLDEHDEVSMYYDCRYISPCEAAWRIFGYNIHYRDPSVVRLGFHLPNEQNVVFKDHENLDDVLRETSVKESMFLGWFQANKDYTEARTLTYAELPTKFVWKAKERVWLPRKTHFVIGRIFYVPLGSGERYYLRLLLNFVKGPTSFEDIRTIDDVVYATFKDACYARGLLENEKEYIEAIEEASHWGSGTYLRKLFATLLFSNSMDTPEHVWQKTWTLLCDDILHRQRTLLDNSDLVLTEDELKELTLIEIEKILNSYNKSLRDFPPMSILDMSQLNNQVYVDGMNRLICDELRYDRRQLALDHASYMQQLTDEQRVVYEQVIQAVQSGKGGVFFLYGYGGTGKTFVWKTLASALRSRSQVVLTVASSGIASLLLPGGRTAHSRFAIPLNLDECSTCNIKQGSALADLLIKTKLIIWDEAPMVNRFCIEALDRTMRDILRFSNPNSLDQPFGGKTVVFGGDFRQILPVIPKGTRQEIVNATINSSYIWDSCKLLSLTKNMRLKAGDSHTNSSELKEFGDWILGIGDGSHGTPRDCGERIEIPEDILVKDWDDPIETICKVTYPELFCGKNIDEHIEDRAILAPTLQIVDEINNYMMSLNSTEAQTYYSSDKACPTESNNDLLASIHTPEFLNTIRCSGIPNHELTLKVGTPIMLLRNIDHFAGLCNGTRLVVTRLGKHIIEACSKVGKNKGQKVFIPRMTLSPSDHRIPFKFQRRQFPIMVSYAMTINKSQGQSLSKVGLLLKKPVFTHGQLYVAASRVTNRQGLKILLCHDANNRTETDNVVFKEVFRNVC
- the LOC112764524 gene encoding uncharacterized protein isoform X6, which codes for MLKKTKIGDPNITRSEDYIIEYLDNLLYSLSLSLSLSVSVSPPNTTIEIQINSSSNLEVHKRGGYSKNKRKVDEDWTDRYTSLSNREVRSSAYAGTSLHNVDVDTTSGMEAAARNISLEQPHKTMENSKSLAFRPRVNNAESIHEKGKTKLQTQDDRPLLLNKEIYKEDKRHARMERSLKIAKKRKSSGNANCAEKYHRTLISDDKGTLINREKCDGRCQKYAMAAGSQQPLIPQAKARHARMERALKLANKKLNKVSQTQIGTNYTITSSKSTMDWTPMKDSRDGAKHVLICEPITDAKNNVPATMEGRTISYNSVDTNMPIQGAGDHSIFSSGRASQRTKSEYLHMGYAMYECEHCAALFWYDERSNKNYNTADPKFNLCCKGGQVQLPHLPEAPNVLYELLFNNTPKSKHFRDNIRSYNSMFQFTSMGAKIDRGLNTSRGPPTFTLFGENYHLMGSLIPPEGNVAKFAQLYVFDTLNEIKNRLAAIRGEDKKEIHEDIVRDLKKMLDERNVLVKAFRMVKDSVVKDSNTTVKLRLIGKREKDGRRYNLPSTDEVAALIVGDFDIDKTDRDIVVETQSGRLQRINQLNPAYLGLQYPLLFPFGEDGYKEDIPLNKRYQNGGKGRQEVSMREFFAFRIQERLFDGSPLLYSRRLFQQFLVDGYSMIESSRLNYIRLEQEKFRCEMYKGIKEAVLSGETTPSSRGKRIVLPSSFTGGPRYMIQNYQDAMAICKAVGYPDLFITFTCNPKWPEVEDFLKNRELNAEDRPDIVCRAFKAKLDILIKDIRANKIFGKVCAVVYTIEFQKRGLPHAHILLFLHKDDKYPTAEDIDKIISAEIPDKELDPEYYEAVEKHMMHGPCGMARKDSPCMENGKCIRRFPKRFVEYSTVDDDGYPVYRRREDGRTINKSGVDLDNRYVVPHNRLLLMRYGAHINVEWCNQSRSIKYLFKYVNNGHDRVTASFYKSATENADLDEHDEVSMYYDCRYISPCEAAWRIFGYNIHYRDPSVVRLGFHLPNEQNVVFKDHENLDDVLRETSVKESMFLGWFQANKDYTEARTLTYAELPTKFVWKAKERVWLPRKTHFVIGRIFYVPLGSGERYYLRLLLNFVKGPTSFEDIRTIDDVVYATFKDACYARGLLENEKEYIEAIEEASHWGSGTYLRKLFATLLFSNSMDTPEHVWQKTWTLLCDDILHRQRTLLDNSDLVLTEDELKELTLIEIEKILNSYNKSLRDFPPMSILDMSQLNNQVYVDGMNRLICDELRYDRRQLALDHASYMQQLTDEQRVVYEQVIQAVQSGKGGVFFLYGYGGTGKTFVWKTLASALRSRSQVVLTVASSGIASLLLPGGRTAHSRFAIPLNLDECSTCNIKQGSALADLLIKTKLIIWDEAPMVNRFCIEALDRTMRDILRFSNPNSLDQPFGGKTVVFGGDFRQILPVIPKGTRQEIVNATINSSYIWDSCKLLSLTKNMRLKAGDSHTNSSELKEFGDWILGIGDGSHGTPRDCGERIEIPEDILVKDWDDPIETICKVTYPELFCGKNIDEHIEDRAILAPTLQIVDEINNYMMSLNSTEAQTYYSSDKACPTESNNDLLASIHTPEFLNTIRCSGIPNHELTLKVGTPIMLLRNIDHFAGLCNGTRLVVTRLGKHIIEACSKVGKNKGQKVFIPRMTLSPSDHRIPFKFQRRQFPIMVSYAMTINKSQGQSLSKVGLLLKKPVFTHGQLYVAASRVTNRQGLKILLCHDANNRTETDNVVFKEVFRNVC
- the LOC112764524 gene encoding uncharacterized protein isoform X3 codes for the protein MLKKTKIGDPNITRSEDYIIEYLDNLLYSLSLSLSLSVSVSPPNTTIEIQINSSSNLEVHKRGGYSKNKRKVDEDWTDRYTSLSNREVRSSAYAGTSLHNVDVDTTSGMEAAARNISLEQPHKTMENSKSLAFRPRVNNAESIHEKGKTKLQTQDDRPLLLNKEIYKEDKRHARMERSLKIAKKRKSSGNANCAEKYHRTLISDDKGTLINREKCDGRCQKYAMAAGSQQPLIPQAKARHARMERALKLANKKLNKVSQTQIGTNYTITSSKSTMDWTPMKDAKNNVPATMEGRTISYNSVDTNMPIQGAGDHSIFSSGRASQRTKSGRKANQRRNKDVKNNEPTNNSKKTSQRANRHVNSGEQTNMDFAEYLHMGYAMYECEHCAALFWYDERSNKNYNTADPKFNLCCKGGQVQLPHLPEAPNVLYELLFNNTPKSKHFRDNIRSYNSMFQFTSMGAKIDRGLNTSRGPPTFTLFGENYHLMGSLIPPEGNVAKFAQLYVFDTLNEIKNRLAAIRGEDKKEIHEDIVRDLKKMLDERNVLVKAFRMVKDSVVKDSNTTVKLRLIGKREKDGRRYNLPSTDEVAALIVGDFDIDKTDRDIVVETQSGRLQRINQLNPAYLGLQYPLLFPFGEDGYKEDIPLNKRYQNGGKGRQEVSMREFFAFRIQERLFDGSPLLYSRRLFQQFLVDGYSMIESSRLNYIRLEQEKFRCEMYKGIKEAVLSGETTPSSRGKRIVLPSSFTGGPRYMIQNYQDAMAICKAVGYPDLFITFTCNPKWPEVEDFLKNRELNAEDRPDIVCRAFKAKLDILIKDIRANKIFGKVCAVVYTIEFQKRGLPHAHILLFLHKDDKYPTAEDIDKIISAEIPDKELDPEYYEAVEKHMMHGPCGMARKDSPCMENGKCIRRFPKRFVEYSTVDDDGYPVYRRREDGRTINKSGVDLDNRYVVPHNRLLLMRYGAHINVEWCNQSRSIKYLFKYVNNGHDRVTASFYKSATENADLDEHDEVSMYYDCRYISPCEAAWRIFGYNIHYRDPSVVRLGFHLPNEQNVVFKDHENLDDVLRETSVKESMFLGWFQANKDYTEARTLTYAELPTKFVWKAKERVWLPRKTHFVIGRIFYVPLGSGERYYLRLLLNFVKGPTSFEDIRTIDDVVYATFKDACYARGLLENEKEYIEAIEEASHWGSGTYLRKLFATLLFSNSMDTPEHVWQKTWTLLCDDILHRQRTLLDNSDLVLTEDELKELTLIEIEKILNSYNKSLRDFPPMSILDMSQLNNQVYVDGMNRLICDELRYDRRQLALDHASYMQQLTDEQRVVYEQVIQAVQSGKGGVFFLYGYGGTGKTFVWKTLASALRSRSQVVLTVASSGIASLLLPGGRTAHSRFAIPLNLDECSTCNIKQGSALADLLIKTKLIIWDEAPMVNRFCIEALDRTMRDILRFSNPNSLDQPFGGKTVVFGGDFRQILPVIPKGTRQEIVNATINSSYIWDSCKLLSLTKNMRLKAGDSHTNSSELKEFGDWILGIGDGSHGTPRDCGERIEIPEDILVKDWDDPIETICKVTYPELFCGKNIDEHIEDRAILAPTLQIVDEINNYMMSLNSTEAQTYYSSDKACPTESNNDLLASIHTPEFLNTIRCSGIPNHELTLKVGTPIMLLRNIDHFAGLCNGTRLVVTRLGKHIIEACSKVGKNKGQKVFIPRMTLSPSDHRIPFKFQRRQFPIMVSYAMTINKSQGQSLSKVGLLLKKPVFTHGQLYVAASRVTNRQGLKILLCHDANNRTETDNVVFKEVFRNVC